The following proteins are encoded in a genomic region of Dokdonia donghaensis DSW-1:
- the ubiE gene encoding bifunctional demethylmenaquinone methyltransferase/2-methoxy-6-polyprenyl-1,4-benzoquinol methylase UbiE, which yields MTKKVTPYKSSDQSKKEQVEQMFDNISGEYDGLNRVISFGIDVKWRKKVVQLVADTNPDSILDIATGTGDLIINMASTNASKLVGLDISEGMLSVGRKKIAAKELDDRIEMMQADSENMPFEDHTFDAITVAFGVRNFETLEKGLAEILRVLKPGGIFVILETSVPTKTPFKQGYNFHSKVILPTVGKLFSKDKNAYGYLSESANAFPFGEVLNNILRKIGFKDVQHKPQTFGVATIYTATK from the coding sequence ATGACCAAAAAGGTAACCCCATATAAGTCTTCAGACCAGTCTAAAAAAGAGCAAGTAGAGCAAATGTTTGATAACATTTCTGGCGAGTATGACGGTCTTAACCGTGTGATCTCTTTTGGGATAGACGTAAAGTGGCGCAAGAAGGTGGTACAACTTGTGGCAGATACTAACCCAGATTCTATCCTTGACATTGCAACAGGTACGGGAGACCTTATTATTAATATGGCAAGTACAAATGCTAGTAAACTAGTAGGTCTTGACATCTCTGAAGGAATGCTATCTGTAGGCCGAAAGAAAATTGCTGCCAAAGAACTAGATGACCGCATCGAGATGATGCAGGCAGATAGTGAGAATATGCCCTTTGAAGACCATACTTTTGATGCTATTACTGTAGCCTTTGGGGTACGTAACTTTGAAACACTAGAAAAAGGTCTAGCAGAGATACTACGTGTACTAAAACCAGGAGGGATTTTTGTGATATTAGAAACCTCAGTCCCTACAAAAACACCTTTTAAGCAAGGATACAACTTCCACTCTAAAGTGATCTTACCTACTGTGGGTAAACTATTTTCTAAAGATAAAAATGCTTACGGCTACCTGAGCGAAAGCGCAAATGCATTTCCTTTTGGAGAGGTACTCAACAATATTTTGCGTAAAATTGGGTTTAAAGACGTGCAACATAAGCCACAAACCTTTGGCGTTGCAACAATTTACACGGCTACAAAATAA
- a CDS encoding RNA methyltransferase: MVSKNTIKRITSLGQKKYRQREGVFVAEGIKVVNELLLSSLELVELHTEDVSAFAKALSPQDQSKVNEATPAELKKLTFLKTAQKAVATFKMPEAIAIDRSGLTVVLDDVRDPGNLGTIIRLCDWFGIKQLVCSKATVDCYNPKVVQATMGSLTRVAIIYTDIDTYLASEHRPVFGTFMDGENIYAASLPQEGVIVMGNEANGISTGIEQLVTKRVAIPRFGITQATESLNVATATAICLSEFKRG, translated from the coding sequence GTGGTAAGCAAAAATACAATCAAACGAATAACGAGTTTAGGGCAAAAAAAGTACCGCCAGCGCGAAGGTGTTTTTGTTGCAGAGGGTATTAAGGTTGTAAATGAACTTCTTTTATCATCACTAGAGCTTGTAGAATTACATACCGAAGATGTTTCCGCTTTCGCGAAAGCGTTATCACCCCAAGACCAGTCTAAGGTAAATGAAGCAACTCCAGCCGAGCTTAAGAAACTCACCTTTTTAAAAACCGCACAAAAGGCAGTGGCAACATTTAAAATGCCAGAAGCAATAGCTATAGATAGGTCTGGGCTTACCGTTGTGCTAGATGATGTACGTGACCCTGGTAACCTAGGCACTATTATACGTCTTTGTGATTGGTTTGGGATAAAGCAGCTGGTGTGCTCAAAGGCTACTGTAGATTGTTATAACCCAAAGGTGGTGCAAGCCACAATGGGATCGCTCACGCGAGTAGCGATTATTTATACAGATATTGATACATATTTGGCTAGTGAGCATCGTCCCGTTTTTGGAACCTTTATGGATGGAGAAAATATTTATGCAGCATCACTGCCGCAAGAGGGTGTGATTGTAATGGGTAACGAAGCAAACGGAATTTCTACGGGTATTGAGCAGCTCGTTACAAAGCGTGTTGCTATACCTAGATTTGGCATCACACAAGCTACCGAAAGTCTTAACGTAGCAACGGCAACGGCAATTTGTTTAAGTGAGTTTAAAAGAGGGTAG
- a CDS encoding BamA/TamA family outer membrane protein, whose amino-acid sequence MALFLLGCNATKRVPADGHLLTENTIYDGEEKVSETRLYNYLYQKPNTKLPLIGTPLRLYIYNLARPNIDSILDAQRAASANRYTFWERVLSAKQVEAVRNFKKNFNSGIKKTGEAPAIVTEAITEKSAQRLTAYYVNNGYFNAEVGYNIKKDSNQRASIDYKVKKGTPYFLDSITPIIASPVADSIYYVHKDESVLKPGERYATANINTETQRLTELFRNNGLYHFESDYIRLVGDTVKTNHKANLEYIIDNPTETVNDSTYEVPFKVHKVSSVNIITDYSYENRNKTFNDSLVSDGFNIYAYDKINYRPKALTDIIPLKPGAIYRDVDRIQSLSRLSRLGTFKYPSISYTEDPADSTRSDLIASIRLTPLEKYKLRADFDVSTSNIQDFGIAGFGSLLIRNIFRGAETLEISGRGSVGASDDAANPDDSFFNISEIGADMRLTFPRIFFPFNTNKWIPAEWQPNTRFNLGVGVQQNIGLDKQTVSGSLTYNWSPSWKRSFSVDLVNAQYVRNLNPDNYFNIYRNSYDDLNSIAQNNQADVNPAYFTTDASGEVNLSIPFGAEQFINDVDNGNAGDISQNDINDIQAIGERQERLTEDNLIVSLNISHTYDNRENLFDETFSRFRTNIELAGNALALAGNIANTSKNEDGNKSLFGVVYSQYVKTELDYSRHWDLGNNNIIAARAFGGIAIPYGNSGSIPFIRSFFGGGSNDNRAWRAYDLGPGSSGSPNEFNEANMKLAFNLEYRFDLIGPIEGALFTDAGNIWNVFDNVEDEASRFTGLESLQELALGSGFGLRWDFDFFALRFDIGFKTYNPALAEGDRWFTQYNFANAVYNVGINYPF is encoded by the coding sequence GTGGCACTCTTTCTGTTAGGTTGTAACGCAACAAAACGAGTTCCTGCAGATGGTCACCTCCTTACAGAAAACACTATTTATGATGGTGAAGAAAAAGTAAGCGAGACACGCCTTTACAATTACCTGTACCAAAAACCTAACACAAAACTACCCCTCATAGGTACGCCTCTACGGTTATACATTTATAATCTAGCAAGGCCTAATATAGATTCTATACTAGATGCACAACGTGCTGCAAGTGCAAACAGATATACCTTCTGGGAGCGCGTACTTTCTGCAAAGCAAGTAGAAGCTGTGCGTAATTTTAAAAAGAATTTTAATAGCGGTATAAAAAAGACTGGTGAAGCTCCAGCCATCGTAACAGAAGCCATTACCGAAAAGTCTGCCCAACGCCTTACTGCTTATTATGTAAACAATGGCTATTTTAATGCCGAGGTGGGCTACAACATTAAGAAAGATAGTAACCAGCGCGCATCTATAGATTATAAAGTAAAGAAGGGTACACCTTACTTTTTAGATAGTATTACCCCTATCATTGCTTCTCCAGTGGCAGATTCTATTTATTATGTACATAAAGACGAGTCTGTACTAAAACCGGGAGAGCGTTATGCCACAGCAAACATAAATACAGAAACACAGCGCCTTACAGAATTATTTAGAAACAACGGGCTCTACCATTTTGAGTCTGATTATATACGCCTTGTAGGAGATACTGTAAAAACAAACCATAAGGCAAATCTAGAGTATATAATAGACAACCCTACAGAGACTGTAAATGACTCTACGTATGAGGTTCCTTTTAAAGTGCATAAAGTATCTAGCGTAAACATCATCACAGATTATAGTTATGAGAACCGTAATAAAACCTTTAATGACTCTCTTGTAAGTGATGGCTTTAATATCTATGCTTATGATAAAATAAATTACAGACCTAAGGCACTTACAGATATTATCCCTCTTAAGCCTGGCGCTATCTACCGCGATGTAGATCGCATACAGAGTTTGAGCAGGTTGAGTAGACTTGGTACATTTAAGTACCCTAGTATCTCATACACCGAAGACCCGGCAGATAGTACACGGTCTGATCTCATAGCGAGCATACGACTCACCCCGCTAGAAAAATATAAGCTTAGGGCAGATTTTGATGTCTCTACCTCAAATATTCAAGACTTTGGAATTGCTGGTTTTGGGTCGCTTTTAATTCGTAATATCTTTAGAGGAGCAGAAACACTTGAAATCTCTGGTCGTGGTAGTGTAGGAGCATCTGATGATGCGGCAAACCCAGATGATAGTTTTTTTAATATCTCTGAAATAGGCGCAGATATGCGTCTTACCTTCCCACGTATATTTTTTCCGTTTAATACTAATAAATGGATACCTGCAGAGTGGCAACCTAATACCCGTTTTAATCTAGGTGTAGGCGTACAGCAAAATATAGGGCTGGATAAACAAACAGTGAGCGGTAGTCTCACGTACAACTGGAGCCCCTCTTGGAAAAGATCTTTTAGCGTAGATCTTGTAAATGCTCAATATGTGCGTAACCTCAACCCAGACAACTATTTCAATATATACAGAAATAGTTATGATGATTTAAACAGTATCGCTCAAAACAATCAGGCAGATGTAAATCCTGCATACTTTACTACAGATGCAAGTGGTGAGGTAAACCTCTCTATACCTTTTGGCGCAGAGCAGTTTATAAATGATGTAGATAATGGTAACGCTGGTGATATTTCTCAAAATGATATAAATGATATACAAGCTATAGGCGAGCGACAGGAGCGACTTACAGAAGACAACCTCATTGTATCTCTTAATATCTCCCACACCTACGATAATAGAGAAAACCTTTTTGACGAAACCTTTAGCCGTTTTAGAACAAACATCGAGCTTGCTGGTAATGCTTTAGCCCTGGCAGGTAATATTGCAAATACTAGCAAAAATGAAGATGGTAATAAAAGTCTCTTTGGCGTTGTATACTCACAGTATGTAAAAACAGAGCTAGACTACTCTCGTCACTGGGACCTAGGTAATAATAATATTATTGCGGCAAGAGCCTTTGGTGGGATTGCCATTCCTTATGGTAACTCTGGGAGTATTCCTTTTATACGTAGTTTCTTTGGTGGTGGGTCTAATGATAACAGAGCCTGGAGAGCTTATGACCTGGGCCCAGGAAGCAGCGGTAGCCCCAATGAATTTAATGAAGCAAATATGAAACTTGCTTTTAACCTAGAATATAGATTTGACCTCATAGGGCCTATAGAAGGTGCGCTCTTTACAGACGCTGGTAATATCTGGAATGTTTTTGATAATGTAGAAGATGAGGCCTCAAGATTTACAGGGCTTGAGAGTTTACAGGAGCTAGCATTAGGTTCAGGTTTTGGACTGCGATGGGATTTTGACTTTTTCGCACTCCGCTTTGACATAGGTTTTAAAACATACAACCCTGCCCTTGCAGAGGGTGATAGATGGTTTACCCAGTACAACTTTGCAAATGCTGTCTATAACGTGGGGATTAATTACCCATTTTAA
- the trkA gene encoding Trk system potassium transporter TrkA — MKIIIAGAGEVGFHLAKLLSYESQDITLIDTNRESLSYADTHLDIRTIKGDATSIAILQDSRVEGVDLLIAVTASETTNITVCVLAKQLGAQRTIARISNTEFIEHKELAGFQKFGIDELISPESLAASEIELLLNQSGFSDSYEFDNGALTMVGTTLSRTASFVGKSVKEAAKIFPELHFMPIAIQREGTQYTLIPRGDTVFKEGDHIYFVTVKGGVEEIYKLTGKIRQNIKNVMILGGSNIGSKTAKDLCSNRFNVKLVEKNREKAIDLADLLPKALVINGDGRNVELLDEENIHDMDAFISVTGDSETNIMSCLVAKSKGVQKTIALVENMDYFQLSQSIGIDTLINKKLLAANNIFRYIRKGEVVAMTKLNNMNAELLEFIVKDSSEVQGKRIRDIDFPRSATIAGVVRNNQGLIALGAFRIEKGDRVVVCCLPRSIKKVEEMFI, encoded by the coding sequence ATGAAAATAATCATTGCAGGAGCAGGAGAAGTAGGGTTTCACTTAGCAAAATTACTCTCTTACGAATCTCAAGATATTACCCTTATTGATACTAATAGAGAGAGTCTCTCATATGCAGACACGCATCTAGATATTAGGACTATAAAAGGGGACGCAACCTCTATTGCGATACTACAAGACTCACGAGTTGAGGGAGTAGATCTTCTCATCGCAGTTACAGCAAGCGAGACTACAAATATCACGGTTTGTGTACTGGCAAAACAGCTGGGTGCACAGCGCACGATTGCTCGTATATCTAACACAGAGTTTATTGAACATAAGGAGCTGGCAGGCTTTCAGAAATTTGGGATTGATGAGTTAATCTCTCCAGAGAGTCTAGCGGCAAGTGAGATTGAGTTACTACTTAACCAGAGTGGTTTTTCAGATAGTTATGAGTTTGATAATGGAGCACTTACTATGGTAGGTACGACCTTATCACGTACCGCATCTTTTGTAGGTAAAAGTGTAAAAGAGGCAGCAAAGATTTTTCCAGAGTTACACTTTATGCCTATCGCGATACAGCGAGAAGGAACACAATATACATTGATCCCTAGAGGTGATACTGTTTTTAAAGAAGGTGATCACATTTACTTTGTGACGGTGAAGGGCGGTGTAGAAGAGATTTACAAGCTTACTGGTAAAATACGTCAAAACATCAAGAATGTTATGATACTGGGCGGTAGTAACATCGGATCAAAAACTGCAAAAGATTTATGTAGTAATAGATTTAATGTAAAACTAGTAGAGAAGAACCGTGAGAAAGCAATTGATCTAGCAGATTTACTACCTAAGGCACTTGTTATAAACGGTGACGGTCGTAATGTAGAACTACTAGATGAAGAAAATATACACGATATGGATGCCTTTATTTCTGTAACAGGTGATAGTGAGACTAATATTATGTCGTGTCTGGTTGCTAAGTCAAAAGGAGTACAAAAAACTATAGCCCTGGTTGAGAATATGGATTACTTCCAGCTCTCACAGAGTATAGGTATTGATACCCTTATCAATAAAAAGCTACTGGCTGCAAATAATATATTTAGATACATCCGTAAAGGAGAGGTGGTAGCAATGACTAAGCTCAATAATATGAATGCAGAGCTACTAGAGTTTATTGTAAAAGACTCTTCTGAGGTACAGGGTAAACGTATACGAGACATAGATTTCCCTAGAAGTGCCACTATAGCAGGAGTAGTAAGAAATAATCAAGGTCTTATAGCCTTAGGTGCTTTTAGAATAGAAAAGGGTGACCGTGTAGTAGTATGCTGTTTACCTAGATCTATTAAAAAGGTAGAAGAAATGTTTATCTAG
- a CDS encoding porin family protein: MRTYIAVIALVLSFSSVNAQWLSRPRVQNDQNFDKKPISWGYYFGVNSMDYNFDYQNEQEDIQVEKSVGFNVGLIGDLRLSEFVSLRTEPGLIYTQRNLMYAPDPRFDDENDQLREVPSTYIYLPLALKFNTRRLNNVRPYVQFGVATVTNLSSNEDNPDDNFAGQFRTTSSPFFYEMAIGVELYLYYFKFIPSIKGVFAASDELVRDNRPNSPWTGNITKMQTRGVFLNFTFQ; this comes from the coding sequence ATGCGCACATACATTGCTGTAATAGCACTTGTTTTAAGTTTTTCTTCGGTTAATGCTCAGTGGTTATCAAGACCCAGAGTTCAGAATGATCAAAACTTTGATAAAAAACCTATTTCTTGGGGATACTACTTTGGTGTGAACTCAATGGATTACAATTTTGATTATCAAAATGAGCAAGAAGACATACAGGTTGAAAAATCTGTAGGTTTTAATGTAGGTCTCATAGGTGACTTAAGACTCTCTGAGTTTGTGAGTTTACGTACTGAGCCAGGACTTATCTACACACAGCGTAATCTTATGTATGCGCCAGACCCACGTTTTGATGATGAAAATGATCAGCTACGCGAGGTGCCCTCTACGTATATATACTTACCACTTGCACTTAAATTTAATACGAGAAGACTTAATAATGTGCGCCCTTATGTACAATTTGGCGTAGCTACAGTAACTAATTTATCTAGCAACGAAGACAATCCAGATGATAACTTTGCTGGACAGTTCCGTACAACGTCTAGTCCTTTCTTTTATGAGATGGCTATAGGTGTAGAATTATACCTCTACTACTTTAAATTTATACCTAGTATAAAAGGTGTCTTTGCCGCGTCTGACGAGTTAGTACGAGATAATAGACCTAACAGTCCTTGGACGGGTAATATTACAAAAATGCAAACCAGAGGTGTGTTCTTAAACTTCACCTTTCAGTAA